A region from the Halomarina litorea genome encodes:
- a CDS encoding 2Fe-2S iron-sulfur cluster-binding protein: MTDYTVEFVGTGETITVSDKQTILSRCIEEGIAQEYSCRVGMCLACSAEIVEGEVEQQVAVARGITEEEAETYALTCMARPASDLKLDRGKYPPSIEEDANEPAAADD; this comes from the coding sequence ATGACCGACTACACCGTCGAGTTCGTCGGGACCGGCGAGACCATCACCGTCTCCGACAAGCAGACCATCCTCAGCCGGTGCATCGAGGAGGGAATCGCACAGGAGTACTCCTGTCGCGTCGGGATGTGTCTGGCCTGCTCGGCCGAAATCGTGGAGGGGGAGGTTGAACAGCAGGTGGCCGTCGCCCGCGGCATCACCGAGGAGGAAGCCGAGACGTACGCGCTGACGTGCATGGCCCGCCCCGCCTCCGACCTGAAACTCGACCGCGGGAAGTACCCCCCGAGCATCGAGGAAGACGCCAACGAACCGGCCGCCGCGGACGACTGA